Proteins from one bacterium genomic window:
- a CDS encoding sigma-70 family RNA polymerase sigma factor: MSGYTPFPDTRWTAIRALASGDESARQVGWEVVSRLYWHPVQSYIRAKWSASESDASDAAQNFFTYVFERDTFSKFDSSKARFRHFLRFCLDRFLINEHNAQLAQKRGGGNVGSLETSGADGEPLDPADPDSLDELFEQEWRRSLFEAAVADVESLATSDTAKLQFQIFKRYDIERGSAEKVTYEDLARTFGVSAATVTNHLHAMRTKVRLALLDRLRTITASEEEFLEETQALLGVKGAKNR; the protein is encoded by the coding sequence ATGAGCGGCTATACTCCCTTCCCTGACACGCGCTGGACGGCGATTCGCGCGCTGGCGAGTGGCGATGAATCGGCTCGTCAAGTGGGTTGGGAAGTCGTATCAAGGCTCTATTGGCATCCGGTGCAGAGCTATATCCGCGCGAAATGGAGCGCAAGCGAGAGCGATGCCAGCGACGCGGCGCAGAATTTTTTCACTTACGTTTTTGAGCGGGACACATTTTCCAAGTTTGATTCGAGCAAGGCACGATTCCGCCATTTCTTGCGCTTCTGTCTGGACAGATTTTTGATTAACGAGCACAACGCACAGCTCGCGCAAAAACGCGGCGGGGGAAACGTGGGTTCTCTGGAAACGTCGGGAGCGGACGGCGAACCGCTCGACCCGGCAGACCCGGATTCGTTGGATGAGCTCTTCGAGCAGGAGTGGCGCAGAAGTTTGTTTGAGGCTGCGGTTGCCGATGTGGAGTCGCTTGCGACAAGCGACACGGCGAAGCTGCAGTTTCAGATTTTCAAACGCTATGACATCGAGCGCGGCTCGGCGGAGAAAGTCACGTATGAGGATTTGGCGCGCACCTTCGGAGTCAGCGCGGCGACGGTGACGAATCACTTGCACGCGATGCGGACGAAAGTGCGGCTGGCCTTGCTCGACCGCCTGCGCACGATAACGGCTTCCGAAGAGGAGTTTCTTGAAGAGACGCAGGCTCTGCTCGGAGTCAAAGGCGCAAAGAACCGATGA
- a CDS encoding serine/threonine protein kinase, which produces MKLPDETLNHLREAIDEPDLSQTKYKLVAPLGQGGMGSVYVAEDTVLNRQVALKVLRVQDRQGELVKRMQREAQTAAQLEHPGIIPVHDLGNLPDGRVFYVTKLVQGLQLDEYAARAETQSERLRVFLKICDAVSYAHSKGVLHRDVKPANIMVGEFGEVLVLDWGTARGAEDLTAHTAGHGTKGYMSPEQAKGEPLDARADIFALGATLYALLTRTDAADGFMREQLRSLPKALAAIIRKAAHETREERYRTVAELGGDILRFLDGEPVTAYHETPLEKLARMVNRHRFIVIILLTYMVIRLIFYLALKR; this is translated from the coding sequence ATGAAGCTGCCTGACGAGACGCTGAATCATCTGCGCGAGGCGATTGACGAACCGGACTTGTCGCAGACGAAATACAAACTGGTCGCACCTCTCGGACAAGGAGGGATGGGCAGCGTGTATGTCGCGGAAGACACGGTGCTGAATCGTCAGGTGGCTCTGAAAGTCTTGCGTGTGCAGGACCGGCAGGGCGAACTTGTGAAGCGCATGCAGCGCGAAGCACAGACAGCGGCGCAGCTTGAACATCCCGGAATCATTCCTGTACACGACCTCGGCAATTTGCCTGACGGTCGTGTCTTTTATGTCACGAAGCTTGTGCAGGGTTTGCAGCTTGATGAGTATGCGGCGCGCGCGGAGACTCAGAGTGAGCGGCTGCGGGTGTTCTTGAAAATCTGCGATGCGGTAAGCTACGCGCACAGCAAAGGCGTGCTGCACCGGGATGTAAAACCCGCCAATATCATGGTGGGAGAATTCGGTGAAGTACTGGTTCTCGATTGGGGTACGGCACGGGGTGCCGAGGATTTAACGGCGCATACGGCGGGTCACGGCACGAAGGGCTACATGTCACCTGAGCAGGCGAAGGGAGAGCCGCTGGATGCGCGGGCGGATATTTTTGCGCTTGGAGCTACTTTGTATGCGCTGCTGACGCGAACGGATGCTGCCGACGGATTTATGCGCGAGCAATTGCGTTCGCTGCCGAAAGCCTTGGCGGCGATTATTCGCAAGGCGGCGCACGAGACTCGGGAAGAGCGGTATCGCACGGTTGCTGAGTTGGGCGGTGATATTTTGCGGTTTTTGGATGGCGAACCGGTCACAGCTTACCATGAAACGCCTCTCGAAAAGCTGGCGAGAATGGTCAACCGGCACCGGTTTATTGTGATTATCCTCTTGACTTACATGGTGATACGGTTAATTTTTTATTTGGCCTTGAAACGCTAA
- a CDS encoding VOC family protein, with amino-acid sequence MGMPVVHFEITGHDGAKLQSFYSTLFGWKIDASNPMQYGLVAAEEKSIGGGISGTEPGGSPRVTVYIGVDKIDPVLGHAEKLGGKTVMPRTVIPGMVVMALFADPSGNVIGLVENEMPPA; translated from the coding sequence ATGGGAATGCCTGTTGTACACTTTGAAATCACCGGACACGATGGTGCAAAGCTGCAGTCATTTTACAGCACGCTTTTCGGCTGGAAGATTGACGCGAGTAATCCGATGCAATACGGATTGGTGGCCGCCGAAGAGAAAAGCATCGGCGGCGGAATCAGCGGCACGGAGCCGGGCGGTTCGCCGCGTGTGACGGTCTATATCGGCGTGGATAAAATTGACCCGGTACTTGGGCATGCCGAGAAGCTGGGCGGCAAGACGGTGATGCCGCGCACAGTGATTCCGGGGATGGTGGTCATGGCTCTGTTTGCTGACCCGAGCGGCAACGTGATCGGATTGGTGGAAAATGAAATGCCGCCGGCCTAA
- a CDS encoding DMT family transporter, whose product MKQWLVFLYLGCLAWGTSFLWIKLALRELGPMTMVSWRLIFGAAITWVIIRWQKFDLKWSGKEFWLPFFLGITSVAMPISLIGFAETRIDSGLAGVLNATMPLWTMLMAHYFLHDERFTLPKFLGLLSGIAGIYILMNPDFGKERDVLGQAAMLGATFLYAGSTISQRKFMRGVHPYQMGLPLILGGMVFIVVMAAIFEAPFKVPQIPLTWLACAWMGILGMGLSTVAWFYLLNHWGATRTSLVTFVFPPTAVLLGVFFLDEPLHWDIVLGGGLIIAGIALVNYYTYCQCDERVPRNRQRLCEST is encoded by the coding sequence TTGAAACAGTGGCTGGTGTTCCTTTACCTTGGCTGTTTAGCCTGGGGCACATCATTTTTGTGGATTAAGCTGGCCTTGCGCGAGCTGGGGCCGATGACGATGGTGAGCTGGCGGCTGATTTTCGGCGCCGCGATAACATGGGTGATCATCCGTTGGCAGAAGTTTGACCTGAAGTGGTCGGGCAAAGAGTTCTGGCTGCCGTTCTTTCTGGGGATTACAAGTGTTGCCATGCCGATAAGCTTAATCGGTTTTGCGGAGACGCGCATTGACTCAGGTCTGGCGGGTGTGCTGAACGCGACGATGCCGCTGTGGACGATGCTGATGGCTCACTACTTTTTGCATGACGAGCGTTTCACGCTGCCGAAGTTTTTGGGTCTTCTGTCAGGGATTGCGGGGATTTATATTCTCATGAATCCCGATTTCGGAAAAGAGCGCGATGTGCTCGGACAAGCCGCGATGCTCGGTGCAACCTTTTTGTACGCGGGGAGCACGATTTCGCAGCGCAAGTTTATGCGCGGCGTTCATCCCTATCAGATGGGACTTCCGCTGATATTGGGCGGCATGGTGTTCATCGTCGTGATGGCGGCGATATTCGAAGCGCCGTTCAAAGTTCCGCAGATTCCGCTGACCTGGCTGGCGTGCGCGTGGATGGGCATTCTGGGTATGGGACTTTCGACGGTGGCCTGGTTTTATCTTTTGAATCACTGGGGCGCAACGCGCACGTCGCTGGTGACATTTGTGTTTCCGCCGACGGCGGTACTTCTGGGGGTGTTCTTTCTGGACGAGCCGCTGCACTGGGACATCGTGCTGGGCGGCGGATTGATTATCGCGGGAATCGCGCTGGTGAACTATTATACCTACTGTCAATGCGACGAGAGAGTTCCTCGAAATCGCCAACGACTTTGCGAATCCACTTGA